A DNA window from Pungitius pungitius chromosome 1, fPunPun2.1, whole genome shotgun sequence contains the following coding sequences:
- the LOC119222673 gene encoding protein-glutamine gamma-glutamyltransferase 5-like has protein sequence MDCIQQTTDAWGFESNCQLKFVNFEAHENHISHETEGLSKKHLVVRRGKPFKLTLLFRSQMWNPRSENLVLEVCLGNRSERIPVQFSKEEYQPHSWSAKVYPGGLHLKSAEVHVCSPVQSSVALHRLLLHLETRQTRRSYSVGDFVLLCNPWLKDDPVYMPMDVQIQEYVKSDYGVLYMGTPRSIAQRPWSFGQYEPGVLEACLTLLEVTPQHFKDKDKDFIRRTDPVYLSRVICAMVNSNDDLGVLEGKWQGGYKDGVNPTEWSGSADILRQWVSSNCEPVRYGQCWVFAAVLCTVMRVLGIPSRVVTVFNAAHDGDANLTIEEFYSSSGEKLNLSKDSIWNFHVWVECWMARGDLGAEFGGWQVVDPTPQERSAGVFCCGPCPVAAVRERCYEARYDTPFVYASVDADVVRVIVREGRVVGRKVDTESVGQLIYTKSLHSDAPDNLTGTYKGRKTMQQRVTMTLYSSAARCSLRSPPTGLSCQLSPQETAPALEVSLSIDGVPSVGENISMRVTVTNRSASPRLLMEHLNAQLKAFNSNPERSFWKAHKEVSVQPGEVLTLHHIIPPAEYEAFLAGEDIVNVAVVIKDKRTEERVLAFQEFNISSPQISVEIEGGDSIQVNKKYTARVSFVNPFTKVLSGAVLTVEGSGLLQGKCQERLLLMQPEEKIEKAVTIVASLAGTKLLMATFSQSSSSRVVSRSFHKVSVTAA, from the exons ATGGATTGCATTCAACAGACTACGGACGCTTGGG GCTTTGAGAGCAACTGCCAACTGAAGTTTGTCAACTTCGAGGCTCATGAGAACCATATTTCCCATGAGACAGAGGGCCTCAGCAAAAAGCACCTGGTGGTGCGCCGAGGGAAACCTTTCAAACTCACTCTGCTGTTTCGCAGCCAGATGTGGAATCCTCGCAGCGAGAACCTGGTCCTGGAGGTTTGCCTAG GTAATCGGTCAGAGAGGATCCCAGTCCAGTTCTCTAAGGAGGAGTACCAACCCCACAGCTGGTCAGCCAAAGTTTACCCAGGCGGCTTGCACCTGAAGTCGGCCGAGGTCCACGTCTGCTCCCCTGTTCAGTCCTCCGTGGCTCTGCATCGCCTCCTCTTGCACCTCGAGACCCGACAGACTAGAAGGAGCTACTCGGTTGGCGATTTTGTGCTGCTCTGCAACCCTTGGCTGAAAG ATGATCCAGTTTACATGCCAATGGATGTCCAAATACAAGAGTATGTCAAGAGCGATTATGGGGTGCTGTACATGGGCACCCCTCGAAGCATTGCCCAGCGGCCCTGGTCGTTTGGTCAG TATGAGCCTGGGGTACTTGAGGCGTGTCTGACGCTCCTGGAGGTCACCCCTCAGCACTttaaggacaaagacaaagacttcATCCGCCGAACGGACCCCGTCTACCTCAGCAGAGTGATATGTGCCATG gtgaacagcaACGATGACCTGGGTGTTTTGGAGGGGAAGTGGCAGGGCGGCTACAAAGACGGGGTCAATCCCACGGAGTGGAGCGGCAGCGCCGACATCCTGCGCCAGTGGGTCTCATCCAACTGCGAACCTGTGCGCTATGGCCAGTGCTGGGTCTTTGCAGCCGTCCTCTGCACAG TGATGCGAGTGTTGGGGATTCCCTCCCGGGTGGTCACAGTGTTCAACGCAGCCCACGACGGCGACGCCAACCTGACAATTGAAGAATTTTACTCGAGCTCGGGGGAAAAGCTCAACCTGTCCAAGGACAGCATTTG GAACTTCCACGTGTGGGTGGAGTGCTGGATGGCGAGAGGGGACCTCGGTGCGGAGTTCGGCGGCTGGCAGGTGGTGGACCCGACCCCCCAGGAGAGGAGTGCAG gggtCTTCTGCTGTGGCCCTTGCCCGGTGGCCGCCGTTCGGGAGCGCTGCTACGAGGCGCGCTACGACACGCCGTTCGTCTACGCCTCCGTCGACGCAGACGTCGTGCGGGTGATCGTGCGCGAGGGCAGGGTGGTGGGCAGGAAGGTGGACACGGAGTCAGTGGGACAGCTGATCTACACCAAGAGCCTCCATTCAGACGCGCCGGACAATCTGACCGGGACGTACAAGGGCAGGAAGA cgATGCAACAAAGAGTCACCATGACGCTGTACAGTAGCGCAG CAAGGTGTTCCCTCCGATCCCCGCCAACGGGCC TATCCTGCCAGTTATCTCCGCAGGAAACGGCACCCGCGTTGGAGGTGTCCCTGAGCATAGATGGGGTGCCGTCAGTGGGTGAGAACATCTCCATGCGTGTGACTGTCACAAACCGGTCAGCCAGCCCGAGGCTTCTGATGGAGCACCTCAACGCTCAGCTGAAGGCCTTCAATAGCAACCCGGAGAGGAGCTTCTGGAAAGCCCACAAAGAAGTGAGCGTACAGCCGGGTGAAG TTCTGACGCTTCACCACATCATCCCTCCGGCCGAGTACGAGGCGTTCCTGGCAGGCGAGGACATTGTGAACGTGGCGGTGGTGATCAAGGACAAGAGGACGGAAGAGAGAGTCCTGGCTTTCCAGGAGTTCAACATCAGCTCACCACAGATCAGCGTAGAG ATTGAAGGAGGGGACAGCATCCAGGTGAATAAGAAGTACACGGCCCGGGTGTCCTTCGTCAACCCTTTTACCAAAGTCCTGAGTGGAGCTGTGCTCACTGTGGAGGGATCCGGCTTGTTACAAGGCAAATGCCAAGAAAG ACTGCTTCTCATGCAGCCAGAGGAGAAGATAGAGAAGGCGGTGACCATCGTGGCCTCACTGGCCGGCACTAAACTGCTCATGGCCACATtctcacagagcagcagctccagagtCGTTTCCAGGAGCTTCCACAAAGTCTCCGTCACTGCTGCATGA